The Toxoplasma gondii ME49 chromosome XII, whole genome shotgun sequence genome includes a region encoding these proteins:
- a CDS encoding hypothetical protein (encoded by transcript TGME49_246090): MEDRTGEASRVTPQDASFEADEEGGKADTGNASEARRTEEQKAEGDSEEESTRGGHKAVETPHTSPVQSAGEKPRAEEATGTQECEKQRETEEQNRDNPPPEEEEKPTMYRLRVRCAPFNPIVEIAANKTFQDLLKAVAQSTQLPHLEDPGKFSLLAGFPPKRLEVPHDTQISSFLQDGEALTPERRRTSQDEAIICSSSSPISRREGRGLTPKSPGRNAVPRPNSNIHTLSSSSSSSPSSSVFLDGRKETASTSRTAAGQWRRGREAKKGTVFSLGSSEEEVAENLVRLFTDKTNSAAEKGLKKAFSLALHQRYAETTADERWGAVQGRRFTIKEGHPQPGKFTVNFFAPVSGRVDTERTEEYTALPKNLVLLVLSQVWQSAEDVDRHNLRPYYMAHAQPMMFWNIVRHFDGDFGACLRQVLPAAAVQELLDRKRELSEKAKENKRQAEDAARMREEKRLLRAQQNVARALRTNARVQRGDAHGGTPQSETVSSSAEAVSPRGEGKETGLGREEGSQQDAGACDEDVGKKGERSARRESAERRTSAPPEFIQVGESSEGATEHAESSSLEGRRGEQEDAEREGNDRSLQCEERSEAVEGKEETRGGKRMQRGNEKVFARHSDDAGGSPQNRATGPKDRRRKRFEEAEGDREHAGGQETEARRQRQRLDTQKNGDVQEPEKDYHVPCSRAKSGPEGCGDSAVSLRAAASSSRRNGDRPSECSALPQDLSSSQNSQAKDESEKEENAKTTQLTGDVSTSAKDERPTEELTEKRRRRGESGGGRRKEPALPFPEMLLSWAGREEGEDEDYEADSAEEEEEETERKPRNKARAKTKAANKKPRTTVTKNKEEAKDKLHEGACNQHHADPPLQTRVDSSSLPASSLPASSVSGETRKRGAPTSRGRRRGGKDTPESEKVRNEQQQSAEERRRNLAAAAEARAARQAVLPAEERG, from the exons ATGGAGGACCGTACCGGGGAGGCGTCTCGCGTCACACCCCAGGACGCGTCGTTCGaggcagatgaagaaggcggcAAGGCCGACACAGGCAACGCCAGCGAAGCGCGCAGgacagaggaacagaaggcggaaggcgatagcgaagaagagagcactCGCGGCGGCCACAAAGCCGTCGAGACACCCCACACTTCTCCAGTTCAGTCtgcgggagagaagccgcgcgcagaagaggcgacggGAACTCAAGAatgcgaaaaacagagagagacagaggagcagaACAGAGACAATCCCCcgccagaggaagaagagaaacccaCTATGTACCGCCTGAGAGTACGGTGTGCCCCCTTCAATCCGATCGTTGAAATCGCCGCAAATAAAACTTTCCAGGACTTGTTAAAAGCTG TGGCGCAATCGACTCAACTCCCGCACCTGGAGGACCCCGGCAAATTCAGCT TGCTTGCGGGGTTTCCACCGAAGCGTCTGGAAGTCCCGCATGACACGCAgatctcctcgtttcttcaggACGGCGAAGCGCTGActccagagagacggaggaccTCCCAAG ACGAAGCCATCATttgctcgtcttcgtctcctatCAGTCGACGCGAAGGCCGAGGACTGACGCCAAAATCTCCCGGCAGAAACGCGGTTCCTCGACCCAACTCAAACATTCAtactctctcttcttcctcctcctcttcgccgtccTCGTCGGTTTTTCTtgacgggagaaaagagacagcttCCACTTCGCGGACGGCGGCGGGTCAatggagacgcgggagagaagcgaagaaaggaactgttttttctctcggcagcagcgaagaggaagtcgcGGAAAACCTCGTTCGCCTTTTT ACCGACAAGACGAATTCtgcggcagagaaaggactgaagaaagccttctctctcgctctgcacCAGCGCTACG CGGAGACGACGGCGGACGAGCGCTGGGGAGCTGTCCAGGGCCGGCGATTCACCATCAAAGAGGGGCATCCGCAACCGGGGAAGTTCACGGTCAACTTTTttgcgcctgtctccggaCGAGTGgatacagagagaacagaagaataCACAG CTCTTCCCAAGAACCTcgtccttcttgttctctcgcaAGTCTGGCAAAGTGCAGAAGACGTAGATCGACACAACCTGCGTCCGTACTACATGGCGCATGCACAACCCATG ATGTTCTGGAACATCGTCCGGCACTTTGATGGAGACTTCGGCGCCTGCCTTCGACAAGTTCTCCCTGCAGCCGCCGTCCAGGAGCTTCTGGACAGAAAACGGGAGTTGTCAGAGAAG GCGAAGGAAAATAAACgacaagcagaagacgcTGCCCGAATgcgggaggagaagcgcctgCTCCGAGCACAGCAAAACGTTGCCCGCGCGTTGCGCACCAATGCGAGGGTCCAGAGGGGAGACGCTCACGGAGGCACCCCACAGTCGGAGAcagtctcttcgtctgcagaggCAGTGTCCCCGAGAGGCGAGGGCAAGGAGACCGGCCtgggacgagaagaagggagccAGCAGGACGCAGGCGCATGCGATGAAGACGTtggaaagaagggagagagaagcgcaaggAGAGAATcagcggagaggagaacgagcgCACCACCTGAGTTCATCCAAGTGGGAGAAAGCTCAGAAGGAGCGACAGAGCATGCAGAGTCTTCGTCGCTTGAAGGAAGGAGGGGAGAGCAGGAGGATGCAGAAAGGGAGGGAAACGACCGAAGCCTGCAATGCGAAGAGCGCAGCGAGGCAGTGgaagggaaagaggaaacgagaggtggaaaacgcatgcagagaggaaatgaAAAGGTTTTTGCGAGGCACAGCGACGACGCAGGCGGGAGCCCGCAGAACAGGGCGACAGGCCCCAAGGATCGAAGGCGCAAGAGAttcgaagaagcggaaggagacagagagcatgCCGGggggcaggagacagaggcgaggcgTCAGAGACAGCGACTTGATACTCAGAAAAATGGGGATGTTCAAGAGCCAGAGAAAGACTACCACGTTCCCTGTTCGAGGGCGAAGTCAGGCCCAGAGGGCTGTGGCGATTCGGCAGTCTCCCTACGCGCCGCAGCCTCGTCTTCCcgacgaaacggagacagaccCTCAGAGTGTTCTGCACTCCCTCAGGATCTGTCGTCGTCACAGAACTCTCAAGcgaaggacgagagcgagaaggaagagaatgCGAAGACAACGCAGCTCACAGGTGATGTATCGACGAGCGCGAAGGACGAGAGGCCAACAGAAGAgctgacggagaagagaaggagacgtgGAGAGAGTGGTGGtggaaggaggaaggaacCAGCTTTGCCTTTCCCCGAGATGCTTCTTTCCTGGGCggggcgagaggaaggagaagatgaagactACGAAGCAGACagtgcagaagaggaagaagaagagacggagagaaaaccaagaaacAAGGCGCGGGCAAAGACGAAGGCTGCAAACAAGAAACCGCGAACAACGGTCACAAAGAACAAAGAGGAGGCCAAGGATAAACTGCACGAGGGAGCATGCAATCAACACCACGCAGATCCACCCTTGCAGACACGCGTggattcttcttctcttcctgcttcttctcttcctgcttcttcagtctcaggagaaacgaggaagcgaggcgcACCGACGtctcgaggaaggcggcgaggagGCAAGGACACACCTGAGTCAGAAAAAGTTCGGAACGAGCAGCAACAGAGCGCCGAAGAAAGGCGGAGAAATTtggcagctgctgcagaggCACGAGCGGCGCGGCAGGCGGTCCTTCCAGCAGAAGAGCGGGGGtag